The Caldicellulosiruptoraceae bacterium PP1 genome includes the window CGCTTTTTCAATCAAAAACTCTTTGAATTCTTCCAAGTTTTTAGGAGTAATACCAACTTTTTCACCATTTTTTAGGTATAGTAGTAATATATTTTTATTTACTCTTGTTGCACACATATAAATACGACCTCTATCCAGATAATCCACATTACCTAATGCATATCCTGGAAACTTTATGAAGCCTTGGGTGTCTGCTAATGGATTTACAAAAAGATTTTCAATTGAAACGTTTTTTATTTGTTCATATTTAATTATTTTTTTATACCAACCACATTTTATAATTAACTGCTCTTCTGTGCATGTATATTCCATTGTAAAAAATATTATGACATAAATTAAAAAGAATGAACCTATACCTCCTCCTATTATAAAACTAGGTAATAAGTTTATTATTTTTTGTTCAAATGGTAACTGTATTTTAACCAACAGAATTGATGGTACCAAAAATAGTATAACAACAAAGCTTAAAATAAATAACCAACCAAATGAATTCGCAGGTTTCTCTTTTTTAAAACTATATATTTTATTATTCATTATTTCTTCACTCCATTTTGCAATTTTAGATTTTTTATTATAATAATTGTCATATATATTTAATTTTTTCATTTTTATAATATTTATAGGCCAGCATCCTCATAATGT containing:
- a CDS encoding PH domain-containing protein, which encodes MNNKIYSFKKEKPANSFGWLFILSFVVILFLVPSILLVKIQLPFEQKIINLLPSFIIGGGIGSFFLIYVIIFFTMEYTCTEEQLIIKCGWYKKIIKYEQIKNVSIENLFVNPLADTQGFIKFPGYALGNVDYLDRGRIYMCATRVNKNILLLYLKNGEKVGITPKNLEEFKEFLIEKA